A stretch of Desulfobacter hydrogenophilus DNA encodes these proteins:
- a CDS encoding single-stranded DNA-binding protein: MAGLNKVILIGNLGKDPEIRYSQQGLAVVNFPLATTEVWTDKNTGERQEKTEWHRIVVFGKQAETCEKYLSKGRQIYIEGRLQTKSWEKEGQTHYTTDIVVSNFMFLGSRDGGGQSGPGPGPGGSGYQRGGGYQNQPDNGGGGGYAPNRPAPNSDNFQGPAQPGIPDGGTPPIPDDDIPF, encoded by the coding sequence ATGGCAGGTTTAAATAAGGTCATCCTCATCGGTAATTTGGGAAAAGATCCTGAAATCAGATATTCCCAGCAGGGATTGGCAGTGGTGAATTTCCCACTTGCCACCACCGAAGTTTGGACCGACAAAAATACCGGGGAGCGCCAGGAAAAAACCGAATGGCACAGGATTGTAGTATTCGGCAAACAGGCTGAAACCTGTGAAAAATACCTATCAAAAGGCAGGCAAATTTATATAGAAGGTCGGCTGCAGACCAAGTCATGGGAAAAAGAGGGCCAGACACATTACACCACGGACATTGTCGTTTCAAACTTCATGTTTCTGGGCAGCCGGGATGGCGGCGGCCAGTCTGGTCCCGGGCCTGGCCCCGGGGGATCAGGTTACCAGAGAGGCGGCGGATATCAGAATCAGCCGGACAACGGCGGTGGGGGTGGATATGCCCCGAACCGGCCGGCGCCCAATTCGGATAATTTCCAAGGCCCTGCCCAGCCGGGTATACCGGACGGGGGCACCCCACCCATCCCGGATGATGATATCCCGTTTTAG